In the Setaria italica strain Yugu1 chromosome VI, Setaria_italica_v2.0, whole genome shotgun sequence genome, one interval contains:
- the LOC101779787 gene encoding cytochrome P450 716B2: protein MVGRRTIREVVGDEHRRVRATMAQFLRVDAVKRYVAGMDGEVRRHLDAEWCCRGAVTVMPSMKLLTFDVMCTAIFGLGRDAAVRRELWTEFQQLVRGIWAVPVNLPFTIYSRCLAASRD from the coding sequence ATGGTCGGCCGCCGGACGATCCGGGAGGTGGTCGGTGACGAGCACCGCCGAGTCAGGGCCACGATGGCGCAGTTCCTCAGGGTGGACGCCGTCAAGAGGTACGTCGCCGGCATGGACGGAGAGGTCCGGCGCCACCTCGACGCCGAGTGGTGCTGCCGCGGTGCCGTGACCGTGATGCCGTCGATGAAGCTGCTCACCTTCGACGTCATGTGCACCGCCATATTCGGCCTGGGGAGGGACGCCGCCGTACGGCGGGAACTGTGGACGGAATTCCAGCAGCTGGTGAGGGGCATCTGGGCGGTCCCGGTCAACCTGCCCTTCACCATCTACAGCCGCTGCCTCGCCGCGAGCCGGGATTAA
- the LOC105914532 gene encoding receptor-like protein 2: MRTMSPPFPMLQLQHQQKFTMTFLGLVVLLLLTFASLTSSCTEDEQSSLLDFLAQLSPGSDGNLRMSWMHGTDCCAWEGVTCRGDNTVMGVSLASKGLTGSVSPSLGNLTGLMNLNLSHNSLHGILPTELVMHNSIAVLDVSFNHLTGPLKELRPLNHNLPLQVLNISSNFFTGQFPSTIWGAMKNLIALNASNNSFAGQIPASICKSSPSFSVLDLCYNKFSGNIPPELGNCSMLRLIKVGHNDLSGALPHELFSATSLEHLSFPNNGLQGVFDGSQVVKLNNLTVLDLGSNGLRGKIPDSIDRLRKLEELHLDNNLMSGELPSTLGNCSNIRYINLRNNSFSGELSKVNFTLLDLRTADFSLNYFTDSQELQEPHHFSNGNQLQRRNYATG; encoded by the exons ATGAGAACCATGtctcctccatttcccatgCTTCAGCTTCAGCACCAACAAAAATTCACCATGACTTTCCTTGGCCTTGTTGTTCTGCTGCTGCTCACCTTTGCTTCGCTCACCAGTTCCTGCACGGAGGACGAGCAGAGCTCCCTCCTAGACTTCCTTGCTCAGCTCTCACCAGGCAGCGATGGCAACCTCAGAATGTCATGGATGCATGGTACTGACTGCTGCGCTTGGGAAGGGGTCACCTGCAGAGGTGACAACACGGTCATGGGTGTCTCATTAGCTTCTAAAGGACTTACGGGGAGTGTATCGCCGTCCCTTGGCAATCTCACAGGGTTAATGAATCTCAACCTCTCCCACAATTCTCTCCATGGAATTCTACCGACTGAATTGGTGATGCACAACAGCATCGCTGTCCTTGATGTCAGCTTCAACCATCTGACAGGTCCCTTGAAAGAGCTGCGACCTTTAAATCACAATCTTCCTCTGCAGGTACTGAATATCTCGAGCAACTTCTTTACGGGACAGTTTCCATCCACAATATGGGGCGCAATGAAGAATTTGATTGCTCTTAATGCTAGCAATAATAGCTTTGCAGGACAGATACCAGCCTCTATCTGTAAGAGCTCCCCTTCCTTCAGTGTTCTGGACCTTTGTTACAACAAATTCAGCGGCAATATACCTCCAGAACTTGGCAATTGCTCCATGCTGAGACTGATCAAGGTTGGGCACAACGACCTTAGCGGAGCTCTTCCTCATGAACTCTTCAGTGCTACCTCATTGGAACACCTCTCTTTTCCTAACAATGGTTTACAAGGAGTTTTTGATGGTTCCCAAGTGGTCAAACTCAACAATTTGACAGTCCTTGATCTTGGATCGAATGGTCTCAGAGGCAAAATCCCAGATTCTATAGACCGGCTAAGAAAATTGGAGGAGCTCCACTTGGACAACAACCTCATGTCTGGTGAGCTGCCATCGACCCTAGGTAACTGCTCAAATATCAGGTATATCAACCTCAGAAACAACAGTTTTTCCGGAGAGCTTAGCAAAGTCAACTTCACCCTACTCGATCTGAGAACAGCAGATTTTTCGCTGAACTACTTCACAG ATTCTCAAGAGCTGCAAGAACCTCACCACTTTAGTAATGGGAaccaacttcaacggcgaaacTATGCCACAGGATGA
- the LOC101783676 gene encoding protein DMP3, whose protein sequence is MASSSSSSVRQRPATAVSAAAQQPQLLQDDQQDLLLPKQEPEAAPSPPPPPPRSPLSQALTSTANLANLLPTGTLLAFNLLSPTFTNHGACDATTALLTRGLLAVLALSCVLASFTDSLKGPDGRVYYGVATPRGLWLIDYPPGAPPPAADTARYRLAFVDFVHAALSAAVFGVVAARDKNVVRCFCPAPARETEEVLDILPLGVGVLCSLLFVAFPTRRHGIGYPVTNGS, encoded by the coding sequence AtggcatcttcttcctcctcctcggtcaggCAGAGGCCAGCCACTGcggtctccgccgccgctcagCAGCCACAGCTCCTCCAAGACGACCAGCaagacctcctcctccccaagcAAGAACCAGAAGCagcaccctcgccgccgccgcctcctccacgttCGCCGTTGTCGCAGGCGCTGACGTCGACGGCGAACCTCGCGAACCTGCTGCCGACGGGGACGCTGCTGGCCTTCAACCTGCTGTCGCCGACCTTCACCAACCATGGCGCCTGCGACGCCACCACGGCGCTCCTCACCCGGGGCCTCCTCGCAGTCCTCGCCCTCTCCTGCGTCCTCGCCTCCTTCACCGACTCCCTCAAGGGCCCCGACGGCCGCGTCTACTACGGCGTCGCCACGCCCAGGGGGCTCTGGCTCATCGACTAcccgcccggcgcgccgccgccggccgccgacaCCGCCAGGTACAGGCTCGCCTTCGTCGACTTCGTGCAcgccgcgctctccgccgccgtcttcggGGTAGTCGCGGCGAGGGACAAGAACGTCGTCAGGTGCTTCTGCCCGGCGCCGGCAAGGGAGACGGAGGAGGTGCTCGACATCCTGccgctcggcgtcggcgtcctcTGCAGCCTGCTCTTCGTCGCCTTCCCAACCAGGCGACACGGCATCGGAT